A portion of the Cellulophaga algicola DSM 14237 genome contains these proteins:
- a CDS encoding carboxypeptidase-like regulatory domain-containing protein: MIKITTPVLLFIFLFSLSYTSAQNISARVIDSVTQEPIPFATIQFADDMGVITNGEGSFTILLDAKNTETDSLFVSSMGYKTYKTTLGEFKDSILVLSPQNIELKNVIVSNKNYSADEIVDFIKDNVAKNYTKSFTKKRLFFREHYHQYLNRTNYSNFESTIAAFNKKFVDEIISSAPRSNDYYMEVLCDLYGNYDTEKQKIDVIKASKMYDKNSELNLELLEERMEKLLKDNVKPDSYLKIKSGLFGTKIDNDELFRTQVDSSDVAALNKKLEEDKKQKADQKLNFVKERKSKIAALYQDLFFLEDSNLNFLTKSRKYDFSIRELTYLGPDVVYVLDFVPSGSADYKGTLYVNADDFAIVRVDYENVKTIKSFKLLGVFMNDYLDKGKMIFYKGADDKYNLRYIEKEHGAMGGAKRPLKIIEYNKVVKGKNRQNELSLDFDFAATNINTYEIVIYDTEEISNSTFEDKSFDNKITPTFLTRYDAEFWKGYNIIEPNQAIKTYTAKEE; the protein is encoded by the coding sequence ATGATTAAAATAACTACTCCTGTTTTATTATTTATTTTTCTATTCTCATTATCCTATACTTCCGCACAAAATATAAGCGCTAGAGTTATAGATTCTGTCACTCAAGAACCAATCCCATTTGCTACCATACAATTTGCAGATGATATGGGCGTAATCACCAATGGGGAAGGCAGTTTTACTATTCTCCTAGATGCCAAAAACACAGAAACAGATTCTTTATTTGTTTCTAGTATGGGTTACAAAACATACAAAACTACCTTAGGAGAATTTAAAGACTCTATACTAGTACTAAGTCCTCAAAATATTGAATTAAAAAACGTGATAGTCTCTAACAAAAACTATTCTGCAGACGAAATTGTTGATTTTATTAAAGATAACGTAGCTAAAAATTATACCAAATCGTTTACCAAAAAAAGACTCTTTTTCAGAGAGCACTACCACCAATATTTAAACAGAACTAATTATTCAAATTTTGAATCTACCATTGCCGCTTTCAATAAGAAATTTGTTGATGAAATTATAAGTTCTGCACCCCGAAGCAATGATTATTATATGGAAGTACTCTGTGATCTTTATGGTAATTACGATACTGAAAAACAGAAGATAGATGTTATTAAGGCATCTAAAATGTATGATAAGAATAGTGAACTAAATCTAGAGTTGCTGGAAGAACGCATGGAAAAGCTTTTAAAAGACAATGTAAAGCCCGACTCCTATTTAAAAATTAAGTCTGGTTTATTTGGTACCAAAATTGACAATGATGAACTTTTTAGAACACAAGTAGACTCAAGCGATGTGGCTGCACTAAATAAAAAACTAGAGGAGGACAAAAAGCAAAAAGCAGACCAAAAACTAAACTTCGTAAAAGAGAGAAAGTCTAAAATAGCAGCCCTTTATCAAGATTTATTTTTCTTAGAAGACTCTAATCTTAATTTTCTAACTAAATCTCGAAAATATGATTTTTCAATTCGCGAACTTACCTATTTAGGTCCAGATGTAGTCTATGTTTTAGACTTTGTACCTAGCGGAAGTGCTGATTACAAAGGAACTCTTTATGTAAATGCCGATGATTTCGCGATAGTACGAGTAGATTATGAAAATGTAAAAACGATAAAATCATTTAAACTACTAGGAGTATTCATGAATGACTACCTAGATAAAGGTAAAATGATATTTTATAAAGGTGCAGATGATAAGTACAACCTTAGATATATAGAAAAAGAGCATGGCGCTATGGGTGGTGCAAAAAGGCCTTTAAAAATAATTGAATACAATAAAGTAGTTAAAGGTAAAAATAGACAAAACGAGTTATCATTAGATTTTGATTTTGCAGCGACAAACATCAATACCTATGAAATTGTAATTTATGATACGGAAGAAATAAGCAACAGTACCTTTGAGGACAAAAGTTTTGACAACAAAATTACACCAACTTTTTTGACACGTTATGATGCTGAGTTTTGGAAAGGATACAACATTATTGAACCCAACCAAGCCATAAAAACGTATACGGCAAAAGAGGAGTAG
- a CDS encoding response regulator transcription factor produces the protein MKILIAEDEIELQKSMATYLSQDGNVCETASDHEEALYKLDVYEYDIVILDINLVTGSGLEVLKVLKQQDRNTATIIISANSSLDDKLEGLDLGADDYLIKPFHLAELNSRIKAILRRGKFGGTETIEFNEISVDTRAKTVFVEGRALILTRKEYDLILFFITNKNRVLSKEIIAEHLWGDHSDLIDNYDFIYVHINNLRKKLTEVGAKYIKTAYGSGYKFMEE, from the coding sequence ATGAAAATCTTAATAGCAGAAGACGAGATTGAGCTTCAGAAATCTATGGCAACATACCTCTCTCAAGATGGTAATGTTTGCGAAACAGCCTCTGATCATGAAGAAGCGTTGTATAAATTAGATGTATATGAATATGATATTGTAATACTAGATATAAACCTAGTTACAGGTAGTGGGCTAGAAGTGTTAAAGGTGCTTAAACAACAAGATAGAAATACGGCAACAATTATTATTTCTGCAAATAGTTCTTTGGATGATAAATTAGAAGGACTAGATTTAGGAGCAGATGATTATTTAATCAAACCTTTTCATTTAGCAGAATTAAATTCTCGAATAAAAGCAATCTTACGTAGAGGCAAATTTGGAGGCACAGAAACTATTGAATTTAATGAAATTTCTGTAGACACTAGAGCTAAGACGGTATTTGTTGAAGGTAGAGCACTAATATTAACTCGAAAAGAGTATGATTTAATCTTATTCTTTATTACTAATAAAAACAGAGTACTTTCCAAAGAAATTATTGCAGAACACCTATGGGGAGATCATAGTGATTTGATAGATAATTATGATTTTATATATGTTCATATTAATAACCTGCGTAAGAAATTAACAGAAGTAGGTGCAAAGTATATTAAAACAGCATATGGTAGTGGTTATAAATTTATGGAGGAATAA
- a CDS encoding outer membrane beta-barrel family protein, giving the protein MIHLKILFLITFFTLLNAQAQNKITVSGQLIDAETIATLAFANVTLRHLEDNNIVTGAITNEEGRFLFVDLPLGKYKLSFSFIGYTTKEQNLIAGGLNTVFNLGKIALEPSAEALNEIEVIGKQATINSDLNKKSFRIEDNIAQSGGSVLDAMKSLPGVTFDQEGKVVLRGSDKAIILIDGKQSSLTGFGNQKGLANIPASNIERIEIVNNPSAKYDANGFAGIVNIIYKKEKQTGLNGDVGLSFGLGALGKRQEDTNTALGSFSANPKLIPSINLNYKKDKINYFFQSEFILQEALPNNEFTTRYYDDGSTIVSQVPENRKQFRSIINGGIDYDLDANNSFTFSGLYDREKHIDTAQVAYINLENNIRNRFYTWREEEVTRYINAAVSYRHKFKEIGHTLSANAQYTQGLEDETYSLNDSSEVRVGQDKTNIKAIENTTSIAADYVKPLASGRVEFGAKMRIRKLPVDYTITPGNESIIYPGLGTFSDWGENLYAGYANYLLEQDSYDVEAGLRAEQTNVFYDLDPINQYYPNNDSYDYFELFPSVRFTYKVNSANKISAFYNRRIDRPGEPELRIFPKYDDPELLKVGNPYLRPQFTDAIEIAHKYSWHTGSLFTALYHKMIKDQYMRIYSIDDSNPSYAIVNKIYQNTGSATNTGVELLASQDLTSNWKVSSTFNWYANAVDAYQGQLYFPYERTFQIKKSTANAWDLKINTDISLPKDYAIQLIGVYYSKRNIPQGEELARSSVDLGIKKSLWNKKGTLTFSASDIFNRFGIQQRIIENDFSAVYQNYFETQIFRLGLKYKI; this is encoded by the coding sequence ATGATACATCTAAAGATTCTATTTCTTATTACTTTTTTTACACTTTTAAATGCTCAAGCTCAAAATAAAATAACTGTATCTGGGCAATTAATTGATGCGGAAACCATAGCTACTTTAGCATTTGCGAATGTAACTCTTCGTCATCTTGAAGATAATAACATAGTTACGGGAGCTATTACAAATGAAGAAGGCCGCTTTCTATTCGTAGATTTGCCACTCGGAAAATATAAACTCTCCTTTTCATTTATAGGATATACTACAAAAGAGCAAAACCTTATCGCGGGAGGTTTAAATACCGTGTTCAATTTGGGTAAGATTGCACTTGAACCTTCTGCAGAAGCTTTAAATGAAATAGAGGTAATTGGTAAGCAAGCAACAATTAATTCAGATTTAAATAAGAAATCATTTCGTATAGAAGACAATATTGCTCAATCTGGAGGTTCAGTTTTAGATGCTATGAAATCATTGCCAGGGGTAACCTTTGATCAAGAAGGTAAAGTGGTTTTGCGGGGTAGTGACAAAGCTATTATATTAATAGATGGCAAACAAAGCAGTTTAACGGGTTTTGGGAACCAGAAGGGCTTGGCTAATATTCCAGCCTCTAATATTGAAAGAATTGAGATTGTCAATAACCCATCGGCAAAATATGATGCTAACGGTTTTGCAGGAATTGTAAATATTATTTATAAAAAAGAAAAACAAACGGGCTTAAATGGAGATGTTGGGCTCTCTTTTGGATTAGGTGCTTTGGGTAAAAGACAAGAAGATACCAATACAGCTTTGGGGAGTTTTTCGGCCAATCCTAAATTAATCCCTAGTATCAATTTAAATTATAAAAAAGATAAGATTAATTACTTTTTTCAATCAGAATTTATTCTTCAGGAAGCCTTGCCTAATAATGAATTTACAACACGATATTACGATGATGGAAGTACCATTGTTTCACAAGTTCCCGAAAATAGAAAGCAATTTCGATCTATAATAAATGGCGGAATTGACTATGATTTGGATGCTAATAATAGTTTTACTTTTTCTGGATTATATGATCGTGAAAAGCATATAGATACAGCGCAGGTGGCTTACATAAACTTGGAAAATAATATCAGGAATCGTTTTTATACGTGGCGAGAAGAAGAAGTTACAAGATATATTAATGCAGCGGTAAGTTACCGTCATAAGTTTAAGGAAATAGGACATACACTATCGGCCAATGCACAATATACTCAAGGGCTAGAAGATGAAACTTATTCTTTGAACGATAGTTCTGAAGTACGTGTTGGTCAAGATAAAACAAATATTAAGGCTATTGAAAATACTACGAGCATCGCCGCAGATTATGTAAAACCACTAGCTTCTGGTCGCGTGGAATTCGGTGCAAAAATGCGTATCCGTAAGTTGCCAGTAGACTATACAATTACACCAGGAAATGAATCTATTATTTATCCAGGCTTAGGTACTTTTTCTGATTGGGGAGAGAACCTCTATGCGGGTTATGCAAATTATCTTCTAGAGCAAGATAGTTATGATGTTGAAGCTGGACTAAGGGCGGAGCAAACTAATGTTTTTTATGATTTAGATCCCATAAATCAATATTATCCGAATAATGACTCCTACGATTATTTTGAATTATTCCCTAGTGTGCGTTTTACCTATAAAGTTAATAGTGCTAATAAAATTTCAGCTTTTTATAACCGCAGAATAGATCGTCCTGGCGAGCCAGAACTTCGTATTTTTCCTAAATATGATGACCCAGAATTGCTGAAAGTTGGTAATCCATATTTGCGACCGCAGTTTACAGATGCCATAGAAATTGCTCATAAATATTCATGGCATACTGGTTCTTTATTTACGGCTCTTTATCATAAAATGATAAAAGACCAATATATGCGCATTTATAGTATAGACGACTCAAATCCTTCGTATGCTATTGTCAATAAAATCTATCAAAATACAGGAAGTGCTACAAATACGGGGGTAGAATTGTTGGCGAGCCAAGACCTTACGAGTAATTGGAAGGTGTCTTCAACATTTAATTGGTATGCTAATGCTGTTGATGCTTATCAGGGTCAATTGTATTTTCCTTATGAGCGTACTTTTCAAATTAAAAAATCAACAGCAAATGCTTGGGACCTTAAAATCAATACAGATATTAGTCTTCCTAAAGATTATGCCATCCAATTAATAGGTGTTTATTATTCTAAGAGAAATATTCCGCAAGGAGAAGAATTAGCACGCTCGTCTGTAGATTTAGGAATCAAAAAGAGTCTTTGGAATAAAAAAGGCACTTTAACTTTTTCAGCAAGCGATATTTTTAATCGATTTGGTATTCAACAACGTATTATAGAGAATGATTTTTCGGCAGTATATCAAAACTATTTCGAGACTCAAATATTTAGATTAGGACTTAAATATAAAATTTAA
- the feoB gene encoding ferrous iron transport protein B, with protein sequence MSKQIKVALIGNPNTGKTSVFNQLTGLNQKVGNYPGITVEKKEGVCKLPRGVKAHIIDLPGTYSLNTTSLDESVAVELLLNKNDKDFPDVAVVIADVENLKRNLLLFTQIKDLKIPAILVINMADRMSRKGITLNIPLLEEKLNTKIALVSTRKNIGIDHLKDLITDYKSLSIAPNIDATVIAPEYFDRLRSAFPKEDIYKLWLVITQDVNFMPIEKTLFQNAASFVTKSKPELKRLQQKETILRYQFINGILKQAHSIDLNAAKGLRAGLDKILTHKILGYVIFFLILLTIFQAIYVWSAYPMEFIESSFASASEWVKNSLPPGVFTDLIAEGILAGIGGIVIFIPQIAFLFLFIALLEETGYMSRVVFLMDKLMRPFGLSGKSIVPLISGTACAIPAIMATRTIENWKERLITILVTPFTTCSARLPVYLIIITLVIPDGSFFGLSYQALTLMLLYLLGFFTAIFSAMILNKILKIKSKSFFVIEMPNYKLPLFKNVAYTVIEKTKSFIFGAGKIILAISIILWFLGSNGSSEAFTNAEEIVTKRIETTGLSDYNQHAIATNLASYEQALNDSIHQKKYRINQQAVVDSISIKTVDLFEHAKNQEISSYKLENSYMGYMGKAITPIVEPLGYDWKIGIAILTSFAAREVFVGTLATIYSVGSDEEETITNRMAAEINPQTQKPLFNLASGISLLLFYAFAMQCASTLAVVKKETNTWKWPMAQLVFMSAFAYIVSLIAYQILK encoded by the coding sequence ATGAGCAAACAGATTAAGGTAGCACTAATAGGAAATCCTAATACAGGAAAAACATCAGTATTTAATCAGCTAACAGGATTAAACCAAAAAGTAGGTAACTACCCTGGAATTACTGTTGAAAAAAAAGAAGGTGTTTGTAAACTACCTCGTGGGGTAAAAGCACATATTATAGATTTACCCGGCACCTATAGTTTAAACACAACTTCCCTTGATGAAAGTGTTGCGGTAGAATTACTACTGAATAAGAACGATAAAGATTTTCCAGATGTTGCAGTTGTTATAGCAGACGTTGAAAATTTGAAGCGGAATCTATTATTATTCACACAGATAAAAGATTTAAAAATTCCGGCTATTCTGGTTATCAACATGGCCGATAGAATGTCTAGAAAAGGAATTACGTTAAACATTCCCTTACTCGAAGAAAAATTAAATACTAAGATAGCTTTAGTTAGTACACGAAAAAATATTGGTATTGATCACTTAAAAGATCTTATTACCGATTATAAAAGTCTTTCTATTGCACCTAATATTGATGCAACTGTAATAGCTCCAGAATATTTTGATCGCTTACGCAGTGCGTTTCCTAAAGAAGATATTTATAAGTTATGGCTTGTGATTACGCAAGACGTAAATTTTATGCCTATTGAAAAAACACTTTTTCAAAATGCAGCTTCTTTTGTTACCAAATCTAAACCTGAACTAAAGCGATTACAACAAAAAGAGACTATTTTAAGGTATCAATTTATAAATGGCATCCTAAAACAAGCACACAGCATAGACTTAAATGCTGCGAAAGGACTTAGAGCTGGCTTAGACAAAATACTTACACATAAAATATTAGGGTATGTAATATTCTTTTTAATATTACTTACTATTTTTCAAGCAATTTATGTTTGGAGTGCCTATCCTATGGAGTTTATAGAAAGCTCTTTTGCTAGTGCTAGTGAATGGGTTAAAAATTCATTACCGCCTGGAGTATTTACAGATTTAATAGCAGAGGGTATTTTGGCAGGTATTGGTGGTATCGTTATTTTTATTCCACAAATTGCCTTTCTGTTTTTATTTATAGCACTTTTAGAAGAAACTGGCTACATGAGTCGGGTTGTATTTTTAATGGACAAGTTAATGCGCCCTTTTGGCTTAAGTGGTAAAAGTATTGTTCCTCTTATTTCTGGTACTGCATGCGCTATTCCTGCAATTATGGCAACCAGAACCATTGAGAATTGGAAAGAACGCTTAATTACCATTCTTGTTACTCCGTTTACAACATGCTCTGCAAGACTACCCGTGTATTTAATCATCATTACACTTGTTATTCCAGATGGTAGCTTTTTTGGATTAAGCTATCAGGCATTAACTTTAATGTTATTGTACTTATTAGGGTTCTTTACTGCCATTTTTTCGGCAATGATTTTGAATAAAATATTAAAAATTAAAAGCAAATCGTTTTTCGTTATCGAAATGCCGAACTATAAGCTACCCTTATTTAAAAATGTTGCCTATACGGTCATAGAAAAAACTAAGAGTTTTATATTTGGTGCCGGTAAAATAATCTTAGCAATCTCTATCATTTTATGGTTTCTAGGATCTAATGGTTCTTCTGAAGCTTTTACTAATGCAGAAGAAATTGTTACCAAAAGAATAGAAACTACAGGTTTATCAGACTATAACCAACATGCAATTGCTACAAATTTGGCTAGCTATGAACAGGCGTTAAATGATAGCATACATCAGAAAAAGTATCGTATTAATCAACAAGCCGTAGTAGATTCTATTTCTATTAAAACAGTTGATTTATTTGAGCATGCAAAGAATCAAGAAATCTCTAGTTATAAGTTAGAGAATTCTTATATGGGATATATGGGTAAAGCCATTACTCCTATTGTAGAGCCTTTGGGCTATGACTGGAAAATTGGTATTGCTATTCTTACCTCTTTTGCTGCCCGTGAAGTATTTGTTGGCACCTTAGCTACCATTTATAGTGTAGGTAGTGATGAGGAGGAGACGATAACTAACCGGATGGCAGCAGAAATTAATCCTCAAACTCAAAAGCCTTTATTTAATCTTGCTTCTGGAATATCACTCTTACTTTTCTATGCTTTTGCTATGCAATGCGCAAGTACTCTTGCTGTCGTAAAAAAAGAAACAAATACCTGGAAATGGCCAATGGCTCAATTAGTTTTCATGAGTGCATTTGCTTATATTGTATCACTAATCGCATATCAAATATTAAAATAA
- a CDS encoding FeoA family protein: MIKTVAQLKRGEQGIIKEFAEDILPIKLLELGCLPGNVVELVQVAPLKDPIYINVNGSHIAIRRAMAQLIEIEIIDNTTFL; this comes from the coding sequence TTGATCAAAACGGTAGCACAATTAAAACGAGGAGAACAAGGCATCATTAAAGAATTTGCCGAAGATATCTTACCAATTAAACTATTAGAACTAGGCTGTTTGCCAGGAAACGTAGTGGAATTAGTACAGGTTGCCCCTTTAAAAGATCCTATATATATTAATGTAAATGGATCTCATATTGCTATCCGTAGAGCAATGGCTCAGCTTATAGAAATAGAAATAATTGATAATACTACCTTTTTATAA
- a CDS encoding SCO family protein, whose protein sequence is MRSFFAKYKLFGIVFLSLSAVIMYLFYNALQPQKTLPIYQPADFNPELVDPSLLHVKKYHTIADFSLTNQNGELVTNDTYKDKIYIADFIFTTCPNICPVMTDNMGLIQKEILNDADVMLLSHSVTPEIDSVAQLKAYAIKKGVLDRKWNLVTGDKKQIYELARKSYMAVKTVGDGGPYDMIHTENFMLVDKERRIRGTYDGTNPEEIVKLLEDLKILKDSYKDK, encoded by the coding sequence ATGCGGTCTTTTTTTGCAAAATATAAATTATTCGGAATTGTTTTTCTCTCTTTATCTGCGGTTATAATGTATTTGTTTTATAATGCATTACAACCACAAAAAACACTTCCTATATACCAACCCGCAGATTTTAATCCAGAACTGGTAGACCCCTCATTACTACATGTAAAAAAGTACCATACGATTGCCGATTTTTCTCTAACCAATCAAAACGGAGAACTAGTTACCAATGATACGTACAAAGACAAAATTTATATAGCTGATTTTATTTTTACTACGTGCCCAAATATTTGCCCAGTTATGACTGACAATATGGGTCTCATCCAAAAAGAAATTTTAAATGATGCTGACGTAATGTTACTTTCTCACTCCGTAACTCCAGAGATTGATTCTGTTGCTCAATTAAAGGCTTACGCAATTAAAAAAGGTGTACTAGATAGAAAATGGAATTTAGTTACAGGTGATAAAAAACAGATTTATGAATTGGCCAGAAAATCCTACATGGCTGTAAAAACTGTTGGAGATGGCGGACCATATGATATGATACATACGGAAAACTTTATGTTAGTTGATAAAGAACGTAGAATTAGGGGTACATACGATGGCACTAATCCCGAGGAAATAGTAAAGCTTTTAGAAGATTTAAAAATTTTAAAAGATTCCTATAAGGACAAATAG
- a CDS encoding sensor histidine kinase: protein MKESSKGVSLLQKTSKTFLLISLSLMMLSTIVLYFYVHKLLTDEVEEELRSTEARIESVIKSNNPIYQLPPVVEVKKGIEKRVERLKDTLIFDPSQNEIEEFRELTIYSIINGENYQITVRTLVVESRDILIAVILSYLVIILFVFVFLFYLNKAGNRKLWAPFFMNLAQMKNFSVTSETPIALIKSDILEFTDLNYEITTLTQKVRTDYKNLKQYTEDVSHEIQTPLAIIKAKIENIINSDNLNNLQFEHLNSIQKDIQRLTQLNKGLTLLTKIENRQFLNAEELSFNDIVKQRIENFSELFPLEINIEDDAAVFVQMDPYLADVLCDNLLSNALKYSTTNEAVHVVFIHKTFIVSNYGENAVLHPEKLFDRFYKESEHKKSTGLGLAIVKKICDLYGLKVQYHFEKNRHHFVVSFP, encoded by the coding sequence ATGAAGGAAAGTAGTAAAGGTGTAAGTCTGCTTCAAAAAACTTCTAAGACTTTTCTATTGATAAGTCTTAGTTTAATGATGCTTAGTACCATTGTGCTTTATTTTTATGTGCATAAACTTTTAACAGATGAGGTAGAAGAAGAATTACGCTCAACGGAAGCGCGGATAGAAAGTGTTATTAAAAGTAATAACCCAATCTACCAATTGCCTCCTGTTGTAGAAGTTAAAAAGGGTATAGAAAAAAGAGTTGAACGGTTGAAGGACACTTTAATTTTTGACCCTTCTCAAAATGAAATTGAAGAATTTCGAGAATTAACAATTTACTCTATTATAAATGGAGAAAATTACCAGATTACCGTAAGAACATTAGTCGTAGAATCTCGTGATATTTTAATCGCTGTGATATTATCTTATTTGGTGATTATTTTATTTGTTTTTGTTTTTCTATTTTATCTAAACAAAGCAGGAAATAGAAAACTATGGGCCCCTTTTTTTATGAATTTGGCGCAAATGAAAAATTTCTCCGTGACATCAGAAACTCCCATAGCATTAATTAAAAGTGATATTTTGGAGTTCACAGATTTAAATTATGAAATAACGACACTAACGCAAAAAGTAAGGACTGATTATAAAAACTTAAAGCAGTATACGGAAGATGTTTCTCATGAAATACAAACGCCATTAGCAATAATTAAAGCGAAAATTGAAAACATCATTAACAGTGATAATCTTAATAACCTTCAATTTGAGCATCTAAATTCCATTCAGAAAGATATTCAAAGGCTTACGCAATTAAACAAAGGGTTAACCTTATTAACAAAGATTGAGAATCGGCAATTTTTAAACGCTGAGGAGTTAAGTTTTAATGATATTGTCAAGCAACGAATAGAAAATTTTTCAGAATTATTTCCTTTAGAAATTAATATCGAAGATGATGCTGCGGTATTTGTTCAAATGGACCCTTATTTAGCAGATGTGTTGTGTGATAATCTTTTATCGAATGCATTAAAATACAGCACTACAAATGAAGCTGTTCATGTCGTGTTTATCCATAAAACGTTTATCGTCTCTAATTATGGTGAAAACGCAGTTTTACATCCAGAAAAACTATTTGATCGGTTTTATAAAGAGTCAGAACATAAAAAATCTACAGGACTTGGCCTTGCCATAGTAAAAAAGATTTGTGACCTGTATGGTTTAAAAGTACAGTATCACTTTGAGAAAAATAGGCATCATTTTGTAGTGTCCTTTCCGTAG
- the rseP gene encoding RIP metalloprotease RseP, which yields MGVVTQILTFILIISILVILHELGHFLTAKYFKVKVEKFYLFFDVKFSLFKKKIGDTEYGIGWLPLGGYVKMAGMIDESMDTEQMAKEPQPWEFRSKPAWQRLIIMLGGVTVNFFLAWIIYTALIVTNGDSYIPADSLKYGILVDSIGEGIGLKTGDKILAIDGEKSKKFTDATLDILLGDEITVERNGEKVTFPVPDEGIKQILSTQGRGFLSYRQKALIDSVVPNSIAAKAGIVSGDQIISVNNSPSEYWNDFTNAIKDSKGKPLTLLVKRGSQTESLNLVVPEEGIIGVYLNSDDLIVTDEYSVFAAIPAGFNETINVLTKQIKQFKILFKPKTEAYKSVKGPIGIVEMMPPKWNWMFFWNFTAMFSVWLAFVNLVPIPALDGGHVMFLLYEMISGRAPSEKTLERGQIIGFVIIMGLMAIIFGNDIWNIIKRFL from the coding sequence ATGGGCGTAGTTACACAGATACTTACCTTTATTTTAATAATATCAATTCTTGTTATTTTACACGAATTAGGGCATTTTCTTACCGCGAAATATTTTAAAGTTAAAGTAGAGAAATTCTATTTATTCTTTGATGTCAAATTTTCATTATTTAAAAAGAAAATAGGGGATACAGAATACGGTATTGGGTGGTTGCCATTAGGTGGTTACGTAAAAATGGCTGGCATGATAGATGAAAGCATGGATACGGAACAAATGGCAAAAGAACCGCAGCCGTGGGAGTTTCGTTCTAAACCAGCTTGGCAACGTTTAATTATTATGTTAGGCGGTGTAACCGTTAACTTCTTTCTTGCTTGGATCATTTATACTGCCCTTATTGTAACGAATGGGGATAGTTATATTCCTGCGGATAGTTTAAAATATGGAATTTTGGTAGATTCTATTGGAGAAGGTATTGGATTAAAAACTGGAGATAAAATTTTAGCTATTGATGGCGAGAAATCCAAAAAATTCACAGATGCCACGCTAGATATTTTATTAGGAGACGAGATTACAGTAGAAAGAAATGGGGAGAAAGTTACTTTCCCAGTTCCAGACGAAGGGATTAAGCAAATTTTATCTACTCAAGGGAGAGGGTTTTTGTCCTATAGACAAAAAGCACTTATAGATAGCGTTGTACCTAACTCCATTGCTGCAAAGGCAGGAATTGTATCAGGAGATCAAATTATATCGGTTAACAATAGCCCTAGTGAGTATTGGAATGATTTTACTAACGCAATTAAAGATTCTAAAGGCAAACCACTAACATTGTTGGTAAAAAGAGGTAGTCAAACCGAAAGCTTAAACTTAGTGGTACCAGAAGAAGGAATTATTGGTGTTTACTTAAATTCAGATGATTTAATAGTCACAGATGAATATAGTGTGTTTGCGGCAATACCTGCAGGTTTTAATGAAACCATTAATGTGTTGACCAAGCAAATTAAACAGTTTAAAATTCTTTTTAAGCCTAAGACAGAGGCTTATAAATCTGTTAAAGGTCCTATAGGTATTGTAGAAATGATGCCTCCAAAATGGAACTGGATGTTCTTTTGGAATTTTACGGCAATGTTCTCAGTTTGGTTGGCTTTTGTTAATTTAGTGCCAATACCAGCTTTAGACGGCGGACACGTAATGTTTTTACTTTATGAGATGATTTCAGGGAGAGCACCGAGTGAAAAAACTTTAGAGCGAGGCCAAATAATTGGTTTTGTGATAATTATGGGCTTAATGGCTATTATTTTTGGCAACGATATTTGGAATATTATCAAACGATTTTTATAA